The Porphyromonas pogonae genome segment TCACCGGCACTCTTCACCTTGTAGCTCACGGAAGTCTCCGATGCAGGAGAGAGGTTGCCCGTTACAGGGAACAGGGACGTAAGCGAGGGGGCATTCCTGACCTCTACCTTGGTGATGGTGAGTGTCTCAGTACTCGTCTTGAGACGCTGAGCGATGTCGAGGCGAGCCACATCACGTGTGAGCATCACGATGTCGGATACCTGCTGGGTGAGATCCATAGGCGCACTACCATTGATGGTGACTTCCTTATTGCCGGTCATCACAAAGTCAGGCTTGATCTCGGCATCGGTGCTTGCCAAGGCCTTGGTAAGCTCGGCCTTGAAGGCATCCTTAGTAGTGGTTTGCAAGGGAAGGTCTCTCAGCTGCTTCTGCATCCAATTGTTTGTGGTCTTACCGAGATTGGCCACAAAGAGGAAGTCGTGCTTGCCCTTGGTACCCTTGTCCAGCTCTATCTGAGCCACCGTCTTGCGTGCTACGAAGTCCCCGTCGGGAGCGGCTGTGGTGGCAATGTCCTTGAAGATTTTGACAAGCTTGCCGGCATCGTCAAACTCAAAGATGTCAAGACTATTGATAGCATACTCGTCCTGCTCGTGTACCTGAGCATAAGTCACAGGTTCTCCCGAGGGCAAGCCTATGGAGAACATCACACTATTGGCCGGCAATGCCGGGTCAGGCCCGACGGGGATCTGCTGCTCCTTGCTACATGCCGTGAGAAGTATGGCTGTGGCGCCGAGCATAGAGAAAATCATTTTCTTCTTCATACTACGTTCTTATTATTGATTAAACATAAAAGCAAATGCAGAAAACCATACCTCGAGAGAGGAGAGTATAGGATGAGCAAGCTCCCCTCCCCCGCCTTACGGTATTGATATGACTTCATGTCTATGCTTATTTCTTTTTTTATTATCCTATCTTAATAATGTTGCCATATTTGTTGGAGTGTTCCGGTTATCAGCCTCTCTACACTCTCTCGATCTCTGTCTCTGTAGCACATGGTCCTTGACAAAACCTCCTTGTCAAAGATCATGTCCTATAGTACCCCCATCCTGCCAGTCGAGTACACTCAAATTGCCTGACGCTGTCACGGTGACAGATCCTGTAACCGGATCTATCTCTATGATGAGGTGGAATATCTGCTCCGGTATCCGTGATGGCACCCACTTCATCTCCTCGAAGAATCGTTTGAGATTTATTTCCTTCATTAGTGGCACTCCGTCTTTGAGTACTCGGAATAGCGGTATGGAGTTGTCATCATAGCGCAAGGTC includes the following:
- a CDS encoding fimbrial protein yields the protein MKKKMIFSMLGATAILLTACSKEQQIPVGPDPALPANSVMFSIGLPSGEPVTYAQVHEQDEYAINSLDIFEFDDAGKLVKIFKDIATTAAPDGDFVARKTVAQIELDKGTKGKHDFLFVANLGKTTNNWMQKQLRDLPLQTTTKDAFKAELTKALASTDAEIKPDFVMTGNKEVTINGSAPMDLTQQVSDIVMLTRDVARLDIAQRLKTSTETLTITKVEVRNAPSLTSLFPVTGNLSPASETSVSYKVKSAGELTAHLDAVATAQYTSRYKKLFYLYERAQSQFTAKGTPTVYISADYVPATGGAAVKMRYEIPFDRNLTRNYLYTIVLGVEPKGDTYEATANIMTLKWEDEHKITQPLKALLNFTANTALAAEFTYDNAKHEMTLKSGDAKTLTDAFTVASEYAGDDIPTFVAITAPGTAGVADPNNSWITVTPTAGKITIAVKENNEGAERAGIIWLRSAKDVQGNQLYSMKIIQPKK